In Toxoplasma gondii ME49 chromosome II, whole genome shotgun sequence, the genomic stretch CGGCTTTCGTTTCGactctccccttctttgACTTCTTGACTTTCTCTGCGAACTTCCCTCCTGACTCGCCCAATCCgctttttccctctcttccccaagctgttctttctcccttgttctcgctcttgttctcttcgtcggccGTTGGACCTTCGTTCTGCGTGACTTGCCTGGGGTCTCTGCCGGGTGTTTGCTCTCGTCCGGCgactgttctctcttcgtcgttctgttccctcgcctttctccctcccGTCGCTGCGCGTGtacgtttctcttctcgcgcaaTGATGGACGATGCGGCGCAAGTCCAGCAGCTGGAGCTGCTGTGTCAGGCGTTCTACGGCGGAGGTAGCAAGTCGGAGCAGAACGAGGCACACCAGGTGCTTCTGCCGCTCGCGAGCAATCCAGCGAACGTTCCGCGTCTGCAGATCATTTTAGCGAAGTCGAACAATCTCCAGGCGTTGCTCTTTGCCACGGCAGGCCTGACGAACCTGTTCACGAAGCACTGGTCGCAGATTCCGGATCCCCTCAAGCAAGACACGCGTCACTTCGTCCTCAACTACCTCTACCAGAGAGGCGCCGACCTTCTCCACAATGCGCCGGAAATCCTGGGACATttcgttcgcctcctctgcagAGTCGTCAAACTTTCTTGGCTGGAGAGCGTCAGCAACCAGGTGAGGCGCGGGAAGACCATCGAGGCGAGTCAACACTGTCAGGTGATTCTGGGGAAGTCGTTTTTCCAGCAAGAGGGATCGAGACACGCCTCGAACATCGATCAAGGAGGATCCCTGCAATTTCAAGAAAATCAACTCTAGACACCTTTCTGCGTGAAACCGAGCTCGCTTCGGCGAATGGAACTGCcacgagaaagcaaagaaagcGGAGGCGCTGATCGAAAAATGAAGATGCAGACGCAGCGCTGGAGATTCACACAGCGAAAGCAGGTGGAACAAGGACGTAGCGGCAAGCGAGGAACCGCAAGGGCGTGGACCTCGCGGTTCTTCCCGTCTATTCTTAGTGGCTCCAACGCGTTTTCCATGGATCTCATCATTTGACTCCGGTGACTCCACGATCTTGTCTCGTCCTGCTCAACAAATATCCTGGCCGTTTTCCGGTCCACCGAGTtacttgtctctctcgcgttctctcatgtcttctttttctcgtccttgttctgtctctccttctctctccagttaCCTTTGGCTCGCGTGttgtctgtctcgttctcgttgagtccttttctgttcagttctttctccctctttttctgtctcgttctcttctctctttcgttctccgCCTTGTTCTTCTATGACGTCCTCTCCCtgtttcactctctctcgtttcactctctttttcctgttttccccGCTCTGGGTTGCGCCTGTGACTTTCGTTCCGTTGTCGTTTGCCTCGTTGCGCTTTCAGAAGATCGTGGAGCAAGTGAACCAGTTTTTGACGGCTTCGACTGCGCACTGGGTGGTGGGGTTGTCGATTTACACCGAGTTGACGCAGGAGATGCAGCCGCAGATGGGCCGTCAGATGGCGCGACTGCGTCGGACGGCGTTCTCCTTTCGAGACACTGCGCTTCTGGACATTTTCAAGGTGGCTGTCCAGACACTGCAGCAGTTTCACTCGGGGGCGATTCGCGTCCCGAACCAGCAAGAGGAGGCGCAGCTGTTGAAGCAGGTGCTCCAGCTGACACAcaactgtctctccttcgacttcctcgGCACAGTCCCCGACGACGCGACCGACGAGCAAACGACTGTGATGCTTCCCCAGAGCTGGACCATGCTCAAGGACGAGAGCTTCCCGAAGACGCTCTTCGAGCTCTACGAGCTGTGCTGGACGAGTCGGGAAGGCCTCCTCGCGACCACGGCGTCGGCGAGTCTCGGCGCCGCCGAGGAGAACGCCGGGGGCGGTAACGGAGGCGCAGAGATGGCGGGAGAAGCTGGAGCTCCATCTGGAGCGTTTCCGGTGCACACACCCCCTCAGCTGCGCGTCGACTGCGCGCAGCTCTGTCTCGCGAGCTTGGTGCTTGTGGCCGCGCTTCGTCggtcgttcttctcgcgcgaCCAGGAGCGCGCCGATTGCCTCAGCCAGCTGATTCTCGGGACGTCGCGGATCATCGACAAGAACCTCGGCCTCCACAACGACATGTGCTACCACGAgttctgtcgcctcttgGGGAAGATCAACGCGGCGAACCAGCTGAGTGAACTGTGCACCTCCAAAGCTTTTGCAGACTGGACTGCGAAACTCTTCCACTTCACCATGGCCTCCCTCGAAGACTGGGCCAGACTCCCGAACAGCAAGCATTACCTCCTCGGGGTCTGGGCGCACATGGTCTCGCCGCTactcttcttcagaaacaCCGTCCCGCGGCAACTCGACGTGTACATCCAGCGCATCACCACCGCGTTCATCGTCAGTCGCATGCAACTCGCCGAAGCGGTGGCCTCGCAACCAGGTAGCAACtgcaaggagaaaagaatcCAGAAGAGTCCGACAACGAGGACCAAGCAGTGGGCGGGAGGCGGAGACCGGGAAACCGAGAGAACCGCAGGAGAGGTCGAGACAATCGACGAGGCCCTCTGAAACATATACACAGATACAAGTCGAAATCGGAGACAGTGCAAACGCGCGTACACAACGCGTTTCGAAACACATGGGGTAGTCAACAAACAGCGTAGACGTGAACGAAAGGACGCGTATGCTTGTCGAGATTTACCTGTAGTTCCTCACCCACACAAACTTCTGCATATATTTCATGCATGTCGTTCTTGAAGAAAGCGCGCgagtctcctttcctcgtaCGGGAGTGCAGCGACGGGGTTGCATTCAACTCCTTACTCGAACGCGTCGAACGTACTCGACAAGAGGACGTTCACAAAAAGGAACCAGTCTCAGCGGTGGCCTTCCCCAGACGACCGGAGCGCCTTATCCCACCACTTTGAATCGAATGtcgctgtgtgtctgtatgtAGACGATCTCGATTTAGAGAATCCTCTCCACAACGAAGTTCTGCGGGCAGAGCAGCTGGACGTTCTGACGCAGCTGGGCCGGTGTCGCTACGGCGAAACAGCGACGAAGGTCTTGGAGCTTTTTCACGAGACGCGAGCGGCTGCCGAGCAGAAGGCGATTTCTCGGGAGGTCTTCCAGCAAAAGATCACTTGGCTTGTCTATATCGTCGGGGCTCTCATCGGAGGCCACTGGACTGGACGCGTCCCCATGGCTTCCGCCGACGGTAAGCCACGGTGCGGATGCAGCGAagctcgactctctctggGGCACggcgtcgcttcttcagtgtctctcgtcctctcgcAGCGTCTGCTTGTCTTTGCGAATGGATTGCGTGTACGTGAAGGTCTGTAGATGTCGATGGCGTCGACTCCAAGTCCTCTTGCGTGAGCGCgtgagaaggacgagaggaggcgcgagaagaggggTGTTTTTAGACACGGTGAGAAAGCCGTTTTCTGTCGTGCTCTCCTCGTTTGAGAACGAAGCGCGCCTGTCAGTTTCCGGTGTTTCCACTGCGCGACATGCGCTTCAGACGACGGACAGGGACCGTCACACGTGGTGAACGCGGAGCTGGCCAAACTCGTTTTCAAGCTGATGGACGAAACAAACAAATTCACAGACACCCCTGAGAGCCTCGAACTGGGCTATCTCTACTTCCTCGAACAATTCCGGAAGGTGTACATCGGCGAACATGCCAAGCAAGTCGTCAACATGCAGAGCCCCGACCGCTTTGCTGCAGgtaagcgaagaaaaagatcGATTTTTGCCGTGAAAGTCGCTCGCTCCGTGTAGCGACTCTCGCTGCTGCTCAAAAGCACACTCACACATTTGCGCATTACAGATCTGCATTCAAATATACCTCTATATTCAAATACATGTttacgtatatgtatgtatgtttgtgtCTATGTATGGATGTATACGTAGGTATACGTATGTtttatatgcatgtatgagCATGTTTTCACTTATATAGGcctatatacatacatatccATATGCGTGGACATCTCCCTCTATGAATGCTTATGTGTAGACACGAGCAGGTGGCTTTTGCgtgtttcttttgctttttcctcAGTTCTCGGTGCGTCGAACGACGATGAAGTTCTGGGTTTGCTAGTCACGAAGATCGGTTTTAATCtgcagcagagagcagaTATGGAAGATGTGATTAAGCGGACGTTGTCGCTTTTTCACGAACTTGCATCGGGAATGAACATCGTCCACTGTACAGACAGGTCGCCGCACCTCATCATTTCGGGCCGACTTCTCCTCAACAACTCGACTGCGAATTACCTTCTTCAACACCACCGCAACGAAGAATTCAAGTTCCTTCATGTCAGAGGGTAGGCCTCGCTATTCTTCGCGACTCTCGCAGTTCTATCCGTATTCGTCTGTCTGTCCTGTCGAATCTATGTAACCAAATCCATCTTCCTGTGATGACTGCCATtacttctgtctctctctatctgcagtcacatacacatatatttgtatacataCCATCAGCTTCGTAACTGGTGTATATTTGTGAATCTAGTTGCCTATACTTTGTTCTGGACATATGAGCCTGTACTGTCCCGTCCTTATGCTGCGGCTGCCGGTCTCCTGTTCATTCCCTccgttgctcttcttccagtgCGTAGCTTGAGTTCTCCGGAGttctccgaatataagccggTCCGTCGAGGGGAAAGTCAGGGCATCCCAGTTACGTCTGCGACTTGTCTTGCGTGTTCTTGTCTGTAGATACGGGAAGTATCGAACCACGTACTACTTTACGTTGGCGAAGCTTTTGTTTTTGAGGATTGGAAGCAGTGGACAAGGTCGAGGAACGGCTTCCGAGCAATTCGAGACCTTTATGACGCCGCTGAGTGCTGTCTTTGACCAGCTGTGGCAACGCACCGCTGACGGCACAAACATTCAGGAGCTCGCGAATCCCCAGTGTCGCGAGCCCCTCATCGGCCTTGTACGAGATCTCAGGTGCGTCCAGTAAACTGAGAAATAGATCCTGCGTTTTTCTACCAGACATACACACACgcgtaaatatatatatatatatatatagatatgtatgtatgagtaaatgtgcatgtatgtatatatatttggaactagatgtatatgtgcatatttTTTTTGACACTTTATGCATGTACAAGTGCTTTTGTTGACTGTGTACGTGAAAGTGTAGCGGTGGTTTTAAGGAGCGTAGACAGTGCTAGACACCTTAACTGGTTATATACGCACAGGgatttctctgcgtttgttGTGAGTTCTGGACTTCGTCGACTGTCGGTGGAGAGTGCCTCTCGAGTATTTTCACCTCATAGAAGTGACGACCACTGGCTGTGTGTGCGTCGGTTCCTTTAGGGGCATCTGCATGGCGTGCAATACCACCGAGTCGTACTCGACGATGTTTTCGTGGCTGATCAACCACCCGAAGCAGCCGGGGAAGTCGAGGGTAAGCATCCGCAGTTTCAGTCCTTTTCTGCAGGCGCGCTTCATCCGCCGTCCTTGCAGAGACGCTCCTTCGTGTGAAGAGCGGAATCCCCGCCCCCCCAACCGCATTCCGAGCTCGTTACATGGCTACATGGTTCGCATGTGGAGGCTCCTGAGAGTGCACAGGAGGTTTCTCTCGGCACTTGGGCGAAAAGCGTTGCGGAGGACGGCGAACCGGACAGATCTGTTGTTTCCGCAGACACTATCGCGTCGGGGATTTCAGTGAAATCAAAAGCAGAGTCGCACGGGACTTTGAGAGAATGGGTTCAGCGGGAGAACTCGGTGGGTGCTTCCAAgatttttttctcgctccgAATCGCCTTGTCTCTGCACGGTCTCGCTGCACTCAGGTGTCTGGCGTTTTGTCTGAAGGAAGAAGTACATTTTTCCGTTTGAAAACCTCGTTGCTATGTGAacgcttctcttttcctgtgGCTTTCGATTCAACTTCTTTCAGATTCATCTGTTCACCTGGGCGGCAGGAATTTGGTGGGAAGACCCAGAGGTCGTTATTCCACTTCTCAAGTTCACCGCAGAGTTCGTTCACAACCGCAGTCAACGAATTTCTTTCGACCAAGCGTCTGCAAACGGCATTCTCCTCTTCAAGGAAGTCTCCTCTATTCTCGTCTCCTATGGGAAACGGTATGGACGTGAAAGCCTTTttccgcatgcagcggcactCTAACGGCAACTGCTGACATCCACATACCCACATAACTGGACGGCAGAAAAACACGGAAACCTATGGATTTAACTCTCTCTACATCTTCCTGTCTGTCTATATCAATGTAAAGATCGATCGATAGATATCTGCGTTTAAACGCGCACAGATGTGTGCAGCTGTGCGTGCAAAGACAGAACACTCAGACGCATCTACGCGCGTAATATATGGACAAAGCctaaatgcatatatatatatatatatatgtatatacgtctatatatatatatatatatttatgtgtatttCTGGATATTTGTGACGGTGCTTGTGGGTGTGGTTGCTGTGTTGCGTTTTCTTAGGATATTAGAAAAGCAAGACTTCCGAGACATGTACAAAGAGAAGTACAAGGCCTTGGCCGTCGCGCTTGAGATGT encodes the following:
- a CDS encoding importin-beta N-terminal domain-containing protein (encoded by transcript TGME49_222380), which encodes MMDDAAQVQQLELLCQAFYGGGSKSEQNEAHQVLLPLASNPANVPRLQIILAKSNNLQALLFATAGLTNLFTKHWSQIPDPLKQDTRHFVLNYLYQRGADLLHNAPEILGHFVRLLCRVVKLSWLESVSNQKIVEQVNQFLTASTAHWVVGLSIYTELTQEMQPQMGRQMARLRRTAFSFRDTALLDIFKVAVQTLQQFHSGAIRVPNQQEEAQLLKQVLQLTHNCLSFDFLGTVPDDATDEQTTVMLPQSWTMLKDESFPKTLFELYELCWTSREGLLATTASASLGAAEENAGGGNGGAEMAGEAGAPSGAFPVHTPPQLRVDCAQLCLASLVLVAALRRSFFSRDQERADCLSQLILGTSRIIDKNLGLHNDMCYHEFCRLLGKINAANQLSELCTSKAFADWTAKLFHFTMASLEDWARLPNSKHYLLGVWAHMVSPLLFFRNTVPRQLDVYIQRITTAFIVSRMQLAEAVASQPDDLDLENPLHNEVLRAEQLDVLTQLGRCRYGETATKVLELFHETRAAAEQKAISREVFQQKITWLVYIVGALIGGHWTGRVPMASADDDGQGPSHVVNAELAKLVFKLMDETNKFTDTPESLELGYLYFLEQFRKVYIGEHAKQVVNMQSPDRFAAVLGASNDDEVLGLLVTKIGFNLQQRADMEDVIKRTLSLFHELASGMNIVHCTDRSPHLIISGRLLLNNSTANYLLQHHRNEEFKFLHVRGYGKYRTTYYFTLAKLLFLRIGSSGQGRGTASEQFETFMTPLSAVFDQLWQRTADGTNIQELANPQCREPLIGLVRDLRGICMACNTTESYSTMFSWLINHPKQPGKSRIHLFTWAAGIWWEDPEVVIPLLKFTAEFVHNRSQRISFDQASANGILLFKEVSSILVSYGKRILEKQDFRDMYKEKYKALAVALEMFSHALNGNYVNFGVFDVYGDGTLNDSLKLSLSMCLAIPDEDLQAYIRSLKAYYSFLDLATKNFMPQVLELSPPMLAQLMRAVEEGLCSFEPGVAMQCCSTIDNFVTFFYQHLNSPDAEGQAVRVFLESQPQSLKRILQLMFQLVITGEFTSVWSMSRPLLGLILLQEQEFLTIKQQLLEQQSKEKKSKLEGFFGDLMSDVDSSLENKNKDQFTRNLYQFSSHVRQCLA